CAATTGAGAGATGAGGAATAAATGCAACTCGACTACTTCCGTTTCACCAGAGAATTTCGCTCCCAAAATACCCCATCATCATAGCCTTGAATTCGAGTATTTTCTCTGGCCAAATGCAACCGTTTTTGCGCCCAACAGCAATATTCAAGATTAATTTCAACCCCAGAAAAACATCGATTCAGCTTTCGCGCTACCACAGCCGATGTTCCGCTCCCTAAAAATGGATCGAAGACAAAATCTTCCGGTTGCGAGCTTGCTAAGATGAGCTTTGCCAGAAGCTTTTCCGGTTTCTGCGTCGGATGATTGGTATTTTCTGGCATTGACCAAAACGGCACGGAAATATCCGTCCAAATATTAGAGGGATGAGTCAGCCGATATTTTCCCTTGGGTTCTTCCACCCAATCTTTTGGTTCCCCATCGCGATCGCGGTAAGGGGCGATCGCCTGTTTTTTCATTTTTACGGCATCCACATTAAAATAATAATCTTTCCCTACCGTACAAAACCAAATATCCTCCGTATTATTTTTCCAATTCGTTTTCGATCCTCTTCCTTTCTCTCGTTCCCAGGTAATCCGATTTTGAATATAAAAATAGTTGTCTAACACCGGAGCAATAATCATCGAAGTTTTCCAATCCGAACAAACATAAACCGTCGCCGTTGGCTTCAATATGGATTCGAGACTTTGCATAATTTCCGCAAACCATCGGGTATACTCGCTTCCATCTCGTTCGCGAAACAGATGGCCGTGATAATTCTTAGACAAATTGTAGGGATGATCGAGAATTAACAGATCGACAAAGGCTTCCGGCAAATAAGACGCGCACGCAAGCCAATCTTGATGAATAATCTTCCCTTCGATATCGGCCGGGAGTGCCGGAGCCTCCAGGGTAATTAACTCCTGTTGCAGCATCGCCATTTCTGCCTCAGTGCAGCTCAGCGTGCGGTTGCGAGATGCTTTAGACTTGAATGCCATCGATCGCTCTCTCCTCGAAAACTCATACTATTTCTATTTAAAATATCCCGCTCCTATGGGAGAAAGACTTTTCATGAACTCACTAAATTAGCCGTGTCGCGGCACTAGCACCCAATAAACCAAGCACTTTCGCAAGAGTCGTATTAAGATCGCCATCAGCAGACATTGTTTGCTTGTCCCCCATACTGGGTCAATTATGCCTATGGAACCGCTACTCAAAGGGTTAGCGATTTTCACCCTCTGCCCATTACTCGGAGGAATTCCTCTCATCCAATGGTTTACCTTCTTGCTGACCGGGAAAAACCTGTCTCAGTTGGGAACCGGAAATATATCTGTATCGGCAGCATTTTATCATGCCGGCACTCCAGCAGGGATTGCGTCCGTGTTATCAGAAGCAGGCAAAGGCATAGGTGCTGTGCTCTTGGCGCGATCGCTCTTTCCTCACGATCCGGTCTGGGAACCCATCGCCCTCCTCGCCTTGGTTCTCGGACGCTACTTTATCTCTCAAGGCGCAGGAACCACCAATGCTGCTTGGGGACTCATCGCCCACGACTGGCAAATCTCCGCCCTAGTCGCCCTGATTGGGGGTATTGGTTGTACTGTCGTTCGCGATCGCAAATCTCGCCAATATGGCATCCTCGTCCTTTTTCCCCTGCTGCAATTTCTCATGCATCCCAATGCCAAAGGCTTGGCACTGGCTGCCCTTGCGCTCAATAGTACTCTGGCTCTCATCTACCTCCGCATTCCCGACGATCTGTCCCTCTCCTCTGACGAGAGTCCTACCGAAACAGCAACCATGACCGGACTATTTTCTAGGAATAACGGCCTTCTCTCTCTCGATCGCAATCTCAAATCCAAAGACGTTGGTGGAAAAGCCGCCAACCTGGCTTATCTGAAAAAACTGGGCTATCGCGTACCTTCCGGTTGGGTGCTCCTTCCCGGAGACGACCCTCAAATCGCGATCGCCAACCTCCAACCCTCGCCGCAAAATCCTCTAGTAGTGCGCTCCTCTGCCTTTGGTGAAGATACTCTCCACTCTTCCGCCGCCGGCCAATACACCAGCATTCTCAACGTCACCAGTCCTCAAGCTCTGCATCAAGCTATTCTCACCTGCTTCCAATCTGTCGATAATCCGCAAGCAAAGGTCTATCGCCAAACCCGACAGCTCTTCGAGACCAAAATCGCCGTTTTAATCCAAAAACAAATTCCTGGAGTCTTCTCTGGGGTTGCCTTTAGCCGCGATCCGATCGCGCGGACGGGAGACGAGGTTGCCATCGAAGCGTTACCCGGAGATGCGGCCAGAATTGTCTCCGGACGAGTTACGCCAGAGGCTTATCGAGTAGCGGTTGTGGAGACCGATGGAGAACCGACAACGCAAATTGTCCAAGGAACCGGGGATGTTCCTCCCGCATTAATTCATCAGGTGGCGCAAATAGCTCGCCAAATTGAAAGCCATTATCGCGGTATTCCACAAGATATTGAATGGACTTATGATGGTCGGGAATTATGGATTTTGCAAACTCGCCCGATTACGACGTTGGTTCCGATCTGGACGCGAAAAATTGCAGCAGAAGTCATTCCCGGATTTATTCATCCCCTGACCTGGTCGATTAATCAGCCCCTAACCTGTGGGGTCTGGCGCGATATTTTTGCGATCGCCCTCGGGACGAAAATGGCTCGCTTGGATTTGAATCGACTGGCAACATTGCACTCTTCCTCAGCGTATTTTAATGCCTCCTTACTCGGAGAAATCTTCCTTAAGATGGGACTGCCCCCAGAAAGTTTAGAGTTTCTGACCCGAGGTGCTAAATTTAGCCGCCCGCCCCTACTCTCTACCCTGAAACAATTGCCCGGACTGCTGCGCCTGGCCAACCGAGAGTGGAGATTAGAAGATGATTTTAACCGAGACGATCGCCAATGGTTTCAGCCCACTTTGGCTCAGTTAATCCAAGAGCAGCCGGAGAGCGATCTCGAGTACGGACATCGAATTGATTTAATTTTGGAAACCCTGAAACGAGCCACTTATTACAGTATTTTTGCCCCGCTCAGTTTTGCCTTAAGACAAGCCATTTTACGGATCGATCCGGAGGATTTAGATTGGACGGTGATGCCTGAGGTGGCAGCAACCCGCGCGCTGGAAGAACTGGCAACCTGTGCCCGTCGCTTGCTCCCAGATTTGGAAGACGAAACCCCAGAAACGTTATTTGGAACTCTTGCCGAGTCTCCCGACGGTCAAACCATCATCGACCAGTTGGCTGCATTCGTGCACGAGTATGGCTATTTAAGCCAAGTCGCCACGGATATTTCTGTTCCTCGTTGGTACGATAGTCCCAGAATGGTTCGCGATTTGTTTTTGCAACAGTTGCATGGCGAACCTGGCGATCGCCCTACGGTATTGCAGAAACAGCTAAAAATACAAATCGTGCAAGAT
The nucleotide sequence above comes from Roseofilum casamattae BLCC-M143. Encoded proteins:
- a CDS encoding DNA-methyltransferase — its product is MAFKSKASRNRTLSCTEAEMAMLQQELITLEAPALPADIEGKIIHQDWLACASYLPEAFVDLLILDHPYNLSKNYHGHLFRERDGSEYTRWFAEIMQSLESILKPTATVYVCSDWKTSMIIAPVLDNYFYIQNRITWEREKGRGSKTNWKNNTEDIWFCTVGKDYYFNVDAVKMKKQAIAPYRDRDGEPKDWVEEPKGKYRLTHPSNIWTDISVPFWSMPENTNHPTQKPEKLLAKLILASSQPEDFVFDPFLGSGTSAVVARKLNRCFSGVEINLEYCCWAQKRLHLARENTRIQGYDDGVFWERNSLVKRK
- a CDS encoding glycerol-3-phosphate acyltransferase, with protein sequence MPMEPLLKGLAIFTLCPLLGGIPLIQWFTFLLTGKNLSQLGTGNISVSAAFYHAGTPAGIASVLSEAGKGIGAVLLARSLFPHDPVWEPIALLALVLGRYFISQGAGTTNAAWGLIAHDWQISALVALIGGIGCTVVRDRKSRQYGILVLFPLLQFLMHPNAKGLALAALALNSTLALIYLRIPDDLSLSSDESPTETATMTGLFSRNNGLLSLDRNLKSKDVGGKAANLAYLKKLGYRVPSGWVLLPGDDPQIAIANLQPSPQNPLVVRSSAFGEDTLHSSAAGQYTSILNVTSPQALHQAILTCFQSVDNPQAKVYRQTRQLFETKIAVLIQKQIPGVFSGVAFSRDPIARTGDEVAIEALPGDAARIVSGRVTPEAYRVAVVETDGEPTTQIVQGTGDVPPALIHQVAQIARQIESHYRGIPQDIEWTYDGRELWILQTRPITTLVPIWTRKIAAEVIPGFIHPLTWSINQPLTCGVWRDIFAIALGTKMARLDLNRLATLHSSSAYFNASLLGEIFLKMGLPPESLEFLTRGAKFSRPPLLSTLKQLPGLLRLANREWRLEDDFNRDDRQWFQPTLAQLIQEQPESDLEYGHRIDLILETLKRATYYSIFAPLSFALRQAILRIDPEDLDWTVMPEVAATRALEELATCARRLLPDLEDETPETLFGTLAESPDGQTIIDQLAAFVHEYGYLSQVATDISVPRWYDSPRMVRDLFLQQLHGEPGDRPTVLQKQLKIQIVQDRLHLKGRVTQVYSQLLAQLRWSFLRLEKRWLEQGKLEMAGDIFFLTLAEVRSLIDTESEVSASLSELLAARKAEFARDKQLKSLPYIVYGDRLPTRIRQFSPLTGGQQLRGIGASPGQARGQVKIVQNLDSLPDINRDTILVVPYTDSGWTLLLSQAGGAISEVGGKLSHGAIVAREYGIPAVMDVPHAMEKLRDGQWVQIDGSQGTIVILRTD